In Nitrosophilus labii, the following proteins share a genomic window:
- the thrC gene encoding threonine synthase produces the protein MNFIETRGNDGIKPVEVSFSEAILNPSASYGGLYIPKELPKCEDDFFEKHLNSSYKELAYYLLKKFEIDIENELIKNALNLYDKFDDPKNPVPVKKVEENLYISELYHGPTRAFKDMALQPFGYILSALAKKRGENYLILAATSGDTGPATLETFKNKPNIKVACLYPDGGTSDVQRLQMVTEDADNLKVIGIIGDFDDAQSALKNLLNSQIFKNKLKEKGIKLSAANSVNFGRIIFQIIYHFHSYLELVRMGDIKIGDEVYLTVPSGNFGNALGGYYAKKMGLPVKKILIASNENNVLTELIKEGRYDLRGKFLKKTTSPAMDILKSSNVERVLFDKFGSKRTKELMDSLNENDYYELTNEELKELQADFEADFTTDEEIKEYIREYALNKNYLMDPHTATTIKLYEKYKDIKNIAYSTAEWTKFAPTVLNALNKDSKKYRDLEALIEIAKRLRIMIPVVIEELFNKPIVHNSVIEKDRIDEEILKFLDT, from the coding sequence ATGAACTTTATTGAAACAAGAGGTAATGACGGAATAAAGCCCGTTGAAGTAAGTTTCAGCGAAGCTATCCTAAATCCTAGCGCAAGCTATGGTGGGCTTTATATCCCAAAAGAGTTGCCAAAATGTGAAGATGATTTTTTTGAAAAACATCTAAACAGTAGCTACAAAGAGTTAGCATACTATCTACTAAAAAAATTTGAAATCGATATCGAAAATGAACTTATTAAAAATGCTCTAAATCTCTACGATAAATTCGATGATCCTAAAAATCCTGTACCTGTAAAAAAAGTTGAAGAAAATCTATATATAAGCGAACTATATCACGGACCAACAAGAGCTTTTAAAGATATGGCGTTACAGCCTTTTGGGTACATCCTATCAGCTTTAGCAAAAAAAAGAGGAGAAAACTATCTTATTTTAGCTGCAACTAGTGGTGATACAGGACCTGCAACACTTGAAACATTTAAAAATAAACCAAATATAAAAGTTGCTTGTTTATATCCTGATGGCGGTACGAGTGATGTTCAAAGACTTCAAATGGTAACAGAAGATGCAGATAATCTAAAAGTTATAGGAATAATTGGAGATTTTGATGATGCACAGAGCGCTTTAAAAAATCTTTTAAACTCTCAAATCTTTAAAAATAAACTAAAAGAGAAAGGTATAAAACTATCTGCTGCAAACTCTGTAAATTTTGGTCGAATTATTTTTCAAATAATTTATCATTTCCACAGCTATTTAGAATTGGTAAGAATGGGAGATATTAAGATAGGCGATGAAGTATATCTGACAGTTCCAAGTGGTAATTTTGGAAATGCTCTTGGCGGATATTATGCTAAAAAGATGGGATTACCGGTTAAAAAGATTTTGATTGCTTCTAATGAAAATAATGTTTTAACCGAGTTGATAAAAGAGGGTAGATACGATTTAAGAGGAAAATTTCTAAAAAAGACAACTTCTCCGGCTATGGATATACTAAAATCTTCAAACGTAGAAAGAGTTCTTTTTGATAAGTTTGGAAGCAAAAGAACAAAAGAGCTTATGGATAGTCTAAATGAAAACGACTATTATGAGCTTACAAATGAAGAGCTAAAAGAGCTTCAGGCCGATTTTGAAGCAGACTTTACAACTGATGAGGAGATTAAAGAGTATATAAGGGAGTATGCACTAAATAAGAACTATCTGATGGATCCGCATACGGCAACGACTATAAAACTGTATGAAAAATATAAGGATATAAAAAATATAGCTTATTCAACTGCGGAATGGACTAAATTTGCCCCTACAGTTTTGAACGCATTAAACAAAGATAGTAAAAAATATAGAGACTTAGAGGCTTTGATAGAGATAGCTAAAAGATTACGCATTATGATCCCAGTTGTTATAGAGGAGCTTTTTAATAAGCCTATTGTTCATAATAGTGTTATCGAAAAAGATAGAATAGACGAAGAGATTTTGAAATTTTTGGATACATGA
- the cutA gene encoding divalent-cation tolerance protein CutA: MQHIVVFSTASNKEEAKKIAKVLVEVKLAACVNIVDKIESIYEWQGKIQEDSEVLMIIKTKNELFESLMKKIKELHSYEVPEIIALDIKDGSYDYLKWIDEVVKTVTNKI; this comes from the coding sequence ATGCAACATATAGTGGTCTTTTCAACCGCATCAAATAAAGAAGAGGCTAAAAAGATAGCTAAAGTGTTGGTAGAAGTTAAACTTGCCGCATGTGTAAATATTGTTGATAAAATAGAATCTATTTATGAGTGGCAAGGAAAGATTCAAGAGGATAGCGAAGTTTTGATGATTATAAAAACTAAAAATGAACTTTTTGAATCTTTAATGAAGAAAATAAAAGAGCTTCACTCTTATGAAGTTCCAGAGATTATCGCTTTAGATATCAAAGATGGAAGTTATGATTATCTAAAATGGATAGATGAAGTAGTAAAAACCGTGACTAATAAAATATAA
- a CDS encoding M48 family metallopeptidase — translation MILAISIIYFIYVLVKIYVSVMQAGFVLKAKDGKAVLMLPSKFIKAARYSAKKEKIAIVETVVEYIMFIFWIGFGLEWLDKSIHIDNIVLKSVVFVDIFIAINYIVGIPFEYYQKFVLDEEFGFNKSTISLFIKDHIKGAFLFLLFGSAVIAGISYIMLNFELWWLWGFLFVFAIIILINAIYPTLIAPMFNKFSPLEDKELENEINELLKRSGFDSSGVYVVDASKRDNRLNAYFGGLGKTKRVVLFDTLVKKLSRDELLAVLGHELGHFVNKDILKNIFMMGVMMFAMFYIFANLPQELFTEIGISNQPYTIISLFLLLSPIFTFFFMPLISFVSRKNEYAADKYGSDMVSRSSLRNALLKLVEENSHFPLSHPLYIFFYYSHPPILERLKALGFNEETELDKEALKDNCAVEEIENINNEQKY, via the coding sequence ATGATTTTAGCAATATCAATTATATATTTTATCTATGTTTTGGTGAAGATTTATGTATCAGTAATGCAAGCTGGGTTTGTTTTGAAAGCAAAAGATGGAAAAGCCGTGTTGATGCTTCCTTCAAAATTTATTAAAGCCGCAAGATATAGCGCTAAAAAAGAGAAAATTGCTATTGTTGAAACAGTTGTTGAATATATAATGTTCATATTTTGGATAGGTTTCGGACTTGAATGGCTGGATAAGTCTATACATATAGATAATATTGTCTTAAAATCGGTTGTTTTTGTAGATATATTTATAGCTATTAACTATATTGTCGGTATCCCGTTTGAGTATTATCAAAAATTTGTTTTGGATGAAGAGTTCGGTTTTAACAAATCTACTATTTCTTTGTTTATTAAAGACCATATTAAAGGCGCATTTTTGTTTTTACTATTTGGTTCTGCCGTAATAGCGGGTATTAGTTATATTATGCTCAATTTTGAGCTTTGGTGGCTTTGGGGATTTTTATTTGTTTTTGCAATCATTATACTTATCAACGCAATCTATCCAACTCTCATAGCGCCTATGTTCAATAAATTTTCTCCTTTAGAAGATAAAGAGCTTGAAAACGAGATTAACGAGCTTCTAAAAAGAAGTGGATTTGACTCAAGTGGCGTTTATGTTGTGGATGCAAGTAAAAGAGACAATAGACTAAATGCATATTTTGGCGGACTTGGAAAAACTAAAAGAGTGGTGCTTTTTGATACTTTGGTAAAAAAACTTTCTCGTGACGAACTTTTAGCGGTTTTAGGTCACGAACTTGGCCATTTTGTAAATAAAGATATATTGAAAAATATCTTTATGATGGGTGTTATGATGTTTGCTATGTTTTATATTTTTGCTAACCTTCCTCAAGAACTATTTACCGAAATAGGCATAAGCAATCAACCGTATACAATAATATCTCTGTTTTTGCTGCTTAGTCCTATATTTACCTTTTTCTTTATGCCTCTTATTAGTTTTGTGTCAAGAAAAAATGAATATGCTGCAGATAAGTACGGTTCGGATATGGTTTCAAGAAGCTCTTTGAGAAACGCCCTTTTAAAGTTAGTAGAAGAAAACAGCCATTTTCCTCTTTCTCATCCTCTATATATCTTTTTTTACTACTCTCATCCGCCTATTTTGGAAAGACTAAAAGCTTTGGGTTTT
- a CDS encoding DegT/DnrJ/EryC1/StrS family aminotransferase, which translates to MKKEIPFYIPDIGDKELEEIKEVLSLSSESKIEKLEKDFAKYVGSEFALTTSSGTGALHLSMTAIDLKRGDKIICSVNAFPNVPEVVRHFDAEPIFADIDIDDFNIDLDALEEILSNNRSKKLKGAIINHVGGQPTDLDRLYEIAQKYNILIIEDASEALGATYNGQRIGSTGADITTFSFNPHLRESVSNGGMLVTDNEELNDRAKLLRNHAIVSQEWNKDGSLGYIYDVVDIGLKYDMSELEAAFNHAQLQKVDKAIKRRQEIAKIYDKELEGTPHITLPVKKREHTYQLYIIKIDKNRDSFARELVKRGVYVGLHYIPLHLLNYYKQKYNLRVNDFPNALRNYQQILSIPIHAKMSDEDVYYVIEQIKEVAKTRV; encoded by the coding sequence ATGAAAAAAGAGATTCCTTTTTACATTCCAGATATTGGAGATAAGGAGTTAGAAGAGATAAAAGAGGTTCTTTCATTAAGCTCAGAGTCTAAGATAGAGAAACTTGAAAAAGATTTTGCGAAATATGTTGGAAGCGAATTTGCACTAACTACTTCAAGCGGGACGGGAGCGTTGCACCTTTCAATGACCGCAATCGATCTGAAAAGAGGTGACAAAATCATCTGTTCTGTAAACGCATTTCCAAATGTTCCGGAAGTTGTTAGACATTTTGACGCTGAACCAATATTCGCCGATATAGATATTGATGATTTTAATATTGACCTAGATGCTTTAGAAGAGATCTTGTCAAACAACAGATCCAAAAAACTAAAAGGTGCTATCATTAACCATGTGGGAGGTCAGCCAACAGATCTGGATAGACTTTATGAAATCGCTCAAAAATATAATATTTTAATTATCGAAGATGCCAGCGAAGCTTTGGGTGCTACTTATAACGGACAAAGAATAGGTTCAACCGGAGCCGATATAACAACTTTTAGTTTCAATCCACATTTAAGAGAGTCTGTCAGTAACGGAGGTATGCTGGTAACTGATAATGAGGAATTAAACGATAGAGCAAAGCTTCTTAGAAATCACGCTATAGTTTCTCAAGAGTGGAACAAAGATGGAAGTTTAGGGTATATCTATGATGTTGTAGATATAGGTCTAAAATATGATATGAGTGAACTTGAAGCTGCTTTCAATCACGCTCAGCTCCAAAAAGTAGATAAAGCGATTAAAAGAAGACAAGAGATTGCAAAGATTTACGACAAAGAGTTGGAAGGTACGCCTCATATTACTTTGCCGGTGAAAAAAAGAGAACATACATATCAACTATACATCATTAAAATCGACAAAAACAGGGACTCTTTTGCAAGAGAGCTTGTAAAAAGAGGTGTATATGTAGGACTTCATTATATTCCATTGCATCTGTTAAACTATTACAAACAAAAATACAACTTAAGAGTTAACGATTTTCCTAACGCTCTTAGAAATTATCAGCAGATTTTGTCTATTCCTATACATGCGAAAATGAGTGATGAAGATGTCTATTATGTTATTGAACAGATCAAAGAGGTTGCGAAGACTAGAGTTTAA
- the abc-f gene encoding ribosomal protection-like ABC-F family protein, translating to MALVDLKEISKQFEAQKILCRVDFYIDEGERVAIVGKNGSGKSTLMKIVAGVLEPDEGERRVRQNLNIQMLSQKPTFKENVTVKEEIENELKELKEAKNEYEKISEEISQNPENQTLLNRLNELANFLDFHNAWNLDDKIERVLLEFDLKKYESKPVNLLSGGEQRRVALAGLLLKKPDLLLLDEPTNHLDVYMVEFLEEILMKEKFTLLFISHDRYFIDNIATRVVEVDECKLRSFKGGYNDYLRQKEELLKSLQKQHENLLRLLKQEEEWLNRGVRARIKRNEGRKKRVLELREQAKKNPSLIRKIKLELEREKKHFNREEGINKKKMLFEVENVTKSLGDKLLIKDFSTRILQKDRIAIVGKNGSGKSTLLKILLGELNPDSGAIKRGEFKIGYFDQQRRMLDDDKNLIETFCPNGGDRVEVQGKNMHVYGYLKNFLFPKEFLDKKIGVLSGGEKNRVALALLFTKKVDCLILDEPTNDLDIPTINILEEYIQNFSGSVIFVSHDRYFVDKLASKLFIFHGNGYIEESYQSYSEYLAIEKELKSLENFEKEIEKPKPVRERKRKAKLSYKEQKLLEELPLKIEELEEKIAKINGCLADPNCYEEKGINTLAEELSQMESEYEKLMEKYIELEEKREKLLS from the coding sequence ATGGCACTGGTTGATTTAAAAGAGATTTCTAAACAGTTTGAAGCTCAAAAGATTTTATGTAGAGTAGATTTTTATATAGACGAGGGAGAAAGAGTCGCAATCGTTGGAAAAAACGGTAGTGGAAAATCAACTTTGATGAAAATAGTAGCAGGTGTTTTAGAGCCAGATGAAGGTGAAAGAAGAGTTAGACAAAACTTAAATATACAGATGCTATCGCAAAAACCGACTTTTAAAGAGAACGTAACAGTAAAAGAAGAGATCGAAAACGAACTTAAAGAGTTAAAAGAGGCTAAAAATGAGTATGAAAAGATATCTGAGGAAATTTCACAAAATCCCGAAAACCAAACTCTTTTAAACAGATTAAACGAACTTGCCAACTTTTTAGATTTTCATAACGCCTGGAATCTTGACGATAAAATCGAAAGAGTTCTTTTAGAGTTCGATCTAAAAAAATATGAATCAAAACCGGTCAATCTTCTTAGCGGTGGAGAACAAAGAAGGGTAGCTTTAGCGGGACTTCTTTTGAAAAAACCGGATCTTTTGCTTTTGGATGAGCCTACAAACCATCTTGATGTTTATATGGTTGAATTTTTGGAAGAGATCTTAATGAAAGAAAAATTCACACTCCTTTTCATATCGCACGATAGATATTTTATAGACAATATTGCTACAAGAGTCGTAGAAGTTGATGAGTGTAAACTAAGAAGTTTCAAAGGAGGATATAACGACTATCTCAGACAAAAAGAGGAACTTTTAAAATCTTTGCAAAAACAGCATGAAAACCTTCTTAGACTTCTTAAACAAGAAGAGGAGTGGTTAAACAGAGGGGTAAGGGCTAGGATAAAAAGAAATGAAGGAAGGAAAAAAAGAGTTTTAGAACTTCGTGAGCAGGCAAAGAAAAATCCATCTCTTATTAGAAAAATTAAGCTCGAATTGGAGCGCGAAAAAAAACATTTTAATCGAGAAGAAGGTATAAATAAAAAGAAAATGCTCTTTGAAGTGGAAAATGTTACAAAATCTTTAGGCGATAAACTCTTGATAAAAGATTTCTCTACAAGAATTTTGCAAAAAGACAGAATTGCCATAGTGGGTAAAAACGGTAGCGGAAAATCTACTCTTTTAAAGATACTTCTAGGAGAATTAAATCCTGATAGCGGCGCTATCAAAAGAGGTGAATTCAAAATAGGATATTTCGATCAGCAAAGAAGAATGTTAGATGACGATAAAAATCTGATTGAAACCTTTTGCCCTAATGGGGGTGACAGAGTAGAAGTTCAGGGAAAAAATATGCACGTTTACGGATATCTAAAAAACTTTTTGTTCCCAAAAGAGTTTTTAGATAAAAAGATAGGAGTTTTGAGTGGAGGAGAAAAAAACAGGGTTGCTTTGGCTCTTCTATTTACAAAAAAGGTTGATTGTCTCATACTTGATGAACCCACTAACGATCTGGATATCCCTACTATAAATATTCTCGAAGAGTATATACAAAATTTCAGCGGTTCTGTCATTTTCGTAAGTCACGATAGATATTTTGTAGACAAACTTGCTTCTAAACTCTTCATTTTCCATGGTAACGGATATATTGAAGAATCATACCAAAGCTATAGCGAATATCTAGCAATAGAAAAAGAGCTAAAGAGTCTGGAGAATTTTGAAAAAGAGATAGAAAAGCCAAAACCCGTAAGAGAGAGAAAAAGAAAAGCTAAACTATCTTACAAGGAACAAAAACTTTTAGAAGAACTTCCTTTAAAGATTGAAGAACTTGAGGAGAAAATAGCAAAAATAAATGGGTGTTTGGCAGATCCAAATTGTTACGAAGAAAAAGGGATCAACACTCTTGCCGAAGAACTTAGCCAAATGGAAAGTGAGTATGAAAAGTTAATGGAAAAATATATCGAGTTAGAAGAAAAAAGAGAAAAACTGCTATCTTAA
- the rmuC gene encoding DNA recombination protein RmuC: MELTLIFSIAAAIFAAGAFIYLLILKKELSKFQELEKYFYELNEKISKHFEDQREFLHQKIEKIDEKLYQNAKDNQEQIAKNIELFKNIEKSTNDFKNEIESNLSKHFYEFSKALTVQSEKLNEDFLKLNQNIEESLKTNFEKANLILQEIIEKNSKLFLDFFNSQKEFKDELSNSLKINFEELNSKVTQNLDKISNKVDERLKEGFENVDKTFKDIITGIAKIAEAQKNIENLSREVVSLQNVLSDKKSRGIFGEVQLNSILKSIFGENRELYDIQYPLAEENEKVVADAVIKAPEPVGLIAIDSKFPLENYSNMIEAENEVDKKRYESQFKQNLKKHINDIASKYIVKGKTAEMAILFLPAEAIFAEINAYHQDLIEFARQKSIWIASPTTLMALLTTVQAIVRDVKTQEQAKKIQEELRKLSKNFKLYKERWEKLSKHIDTVSKDVKDIHVTTKKISSEFERIEKVEFDEMKIIEKKEI, translated from the coding sequence ATGGAACTAACTCTCATTTTTTCGATAGCTGCCGCTATTTTTGCGGCGGGAGCTTTTATTTACCTTCTAATTTTAAAGAAAGAACTTTCAAAATTTCAAGAGCTAGAAAAATATTTTTATGAGTTAAATGAAAAAATTTCAAAACATTTTGAAGATCAAAGAGAGTTTTTACATCAAAAGATAGAGAAAATTGATGAAAAACTATATCAAAATGCTAAGGATAATCAGGAGCAGATTGCTAAAAATATAGAGTTATTCAAAAATATAGAAAAAAGTACAAACGATTTTAAAAATGAGATAGAATCAAATCTTTCAAAACATTTTTATGAGTTTTCAAAAGCTCTTACTGTTCAGAGTGAAAAACTAAATGAAGATTTTCTAAAACTAAATCAAAATATTGAAGAGTCTCTTAAAACCAATTTTGAAAAAGCAAACTTAATCTTACAAGAGATCATAGAGAAAAACTCCAAGCTGTTTTTGGACTTTTTTAATTCTCAAAAAGAGTTCAAAGATGAGCTTTCAAACTCTTTAAAGATAAATTTTGAGGAGCTAAACTCAAAAGTTACTCAAAATCTAGACAAAATCAGCAATAAGGTAGATGAGAGACTAAAAGAAGGTTTCGAAAATGTCGATAAAACATTTAAAGACATTATAACCGGTATTGCCAAAATCGCAGAAGCCCAAAAAAATATAGAAAATCTATCACGAGAGGTTGTTAGTCTTCAAAATGTTTTGAGTGACAAAAAGAGCAGAGGGATATTTGGTGAAGTTCAGCTAAACTCTATATTAAAATCTATTTTCGGGGAAAATCGTGAACTTTACGATATACAGTATCCTTTGGCGGAAGAGAACGAAAAAGTTGTTGCCGATGCGGTTATTAAAGCACCTGAACCTGTAGGACTTATAGCTATAGATTCGAAGTTTCCTCTTGAAAACTACTCCAATATGATAGAGGCTGAAAACGAAGTGGATAAAAAAAGATATGAGAGCCAGTTTAAACAAAACCTCAAAAAACATATAAATGATATAGCATCAAAATATATAGTAAAAGGAAAAACAGCCGAAATGGCAATTCTGTTTTTACCTGCCGAAGCGATTTTTGCCGAAATAAACGCATATCACCAAGACTTAATTGAATTTGCTAGACAAAAAAGTATCTGGATAGCAAGCCCAACAACTTTGATGGCACTTCTAACCACAGTTCAAGCTATAGTTAGAGATGTAAAAACTCAAGAACAAGCCAAAAAGATCCAAGAGGAGCTTAGAAAACTCTCCAAAAACTTCAAACTCTACAAAGAGCGCTGGGAGAAACTTTCAAAACATATCGATACGGTTAGTAAAGATGTAAAAGATATACACGTAACTACTAAAAAAATCTCAAGTGAGTTTGAAAGAATAGAAAAGGTTGAGTTTGATGAAATGAAGATAATAGAAAAAAAAGAGATATAG
- a CDS encoding tetraacyldisaccharide 4'-kinase yields MKKKIVGWIEGYFYNPSFFQRVLSFFLLPLTAIYCIVVISKRFFCSEKDFGLPVISVGNLSVGGSGKTPFIIELAKRYEDVFVILRGYKREQKGLLIVSRNGEILTDVKKSGDEAMLIALKLPNATVIVSKNRSKAIEKAKELGAKIVLLDDAFHRCEIKKFDILIKNDFKNRFCLPSGPYREPLFFKKYSDIVVEEGKDFKRDVKILNPTPNMVLVTAIARPRRLESFLPKKIKKFYFEDHHFFGKEEIEKIVKQENATSLLVTQKDEVKLKDMGFKLSVMELELKIDEEILKKIDKYVKEFYEKEDSNRSDAA; encoded by the coding sequence GTGAAAAAAAAGATTGTGGGTTGGATAGAGGGGTATTTTTATAACCCCTCTTTTTTTCAAAGAGTTTTATCTTTCTTTCTTCTGCCTTTAACGGCAATTTACTGTATCGTAGTAATATCTAAAAGATTTTTTTGCAGTGAAAAAGATTTTGGGCTGCCTGTGATTTCTGTTGGCAACTTGAGTGTTGGTGGAAGTGGAAAGACCCCCTTTATAATAGAACTTGCCAAAAGATATGAAGATGTTTTCGTAATACTTAGAGGCTATAAAAGAGAGCAAAAGGGGCTTTTGATAGTAAGCCGTAACGGCGAGATTTTGACCGATGTAAAAAAAAGCGGTGATGAGGCTATGCTTATTGCTTTAAAACTGCCAAATGCTACAGTTATCGTTTCCAAAAATAGAAGCAAAGCTATTGAAAAAGCAAAAGAGCTTGGTGCAAAAATAGTTCTTTTGGATGACGCTTTTCACAGATGCGAGATAAAAAAGTTCGATATTTTGATAAAAAATGATTTTAAAAACAGATTTTGTTTGCCTTCCGGTCCTTATAGAGAGCCGCTATTTTTCAAAAAGTATTCAGATATTGTAGTAGAAGAGGGAAAAGATTTTAAAAGGGATGTAAAAATACTAAATCCCACCCCCAATATGGTTTTGGTTACGGCAATAGCAAGGCCTAGAAGATTAGAGAGTTTTTTGCCGAAAAAGATAAAAAAGTTCTATTTTGAAGACCATCATTTTTTTGGCAAAGAAGAGATTGAAAAAATTGTAAAACAAGAAAACGCAACCTCTCTTTTAGTCACTCAAAAAGATGAAGTGAAACTGAAAGATATGGGTTTTAAACTATCTGTAATGGAGCTTGAGCTAAAAATCGATGAAGAAATTCTTAAAAAGATAGACAAATATGTGAAGGAGTTTTATGAAAAAGAAGATTCAAACCGTTCAGACGCTGCTTGA
- the argB gene encoding acetylglutamate kinase, giving the protein MKKKIQTVQTLLDALPFIKEFRNQIFVIKYGGSAQTEQKLKEKFAEDILLMYLVGIKPVIVHGGGKKITSILDRLQIPTKFIDGQRVTTPEIMEIVEMVLSGDINKEIVSLLNNHGAKAIGISGKDAHFITARPKDFEKFGYTGVIEHIDPAVVYNLLNEKFVPVIAPIAASNKLSHPGYNINADLAASKIAVALKAKKVIFLTDTPGVLDKDKNLISTLDKVSIEKLKNDGTIAGGMIPKVDACLEAVEGGVEKAHIIDGRIEHSILLEIFTTAGIGTQILK; this is encoded by the coding sequence ATGAAAAAGAAGATTCAAACCGTTCAGACGCTGCTTGATGCGTTGCCTTTCATAAAAGAGTTTAGAAATCAGATATTTGTTATTAAATATGGAGGGTCTGCTCAAACTGAACAGAAACTGAAAGAAAAATTTGCCGAAGATATACTTTTGATGTATCTTGTTGGTATAAAACCGGTTATAGTACACGGAGGAGGAAAAAAAATAACATCTATCTTGGATAGACTACAGATTCCTACCAAATTTATTGATGGACAAAGAGTTACTACTCCAGAAATAATGGAGATAGTAGAGATGGTTCTTAGCGGAGATATCAACAAAGAGATTGTCTCTTTACTAAACAATCACGGCGCAAAAGCGATAGGTATAAGCGGAAAAGATGCTCACTTTATCACAGCTCGTCCAAAAGATTTTGAAAAATTTGGCTATACGGGAGTTATTGAACATATAGATCCTGCGGTCGTATACAATCTTTTAAACGAAAAGTTTGTTCCGGTTATTGCTCCTATAGCTGCAAGTAACAAGCTGTCGCATCCTGGATATAACATAAATGCCGATCTAGCTGCTAGTAAAATAGCAGTTGCACTTAAAGCAAAAAAAGTTATATTTTTAACTGATACTCCAGGAGTTTTGGATAAAGATAAAAATCTTATTTCTACTTTGGATAAAGTGAGTATTGAAAAGCTAAAAAATGACGGAACAATTGCCGGAGGAATGATTCCGAAAGTTGACGCATGTTTGGAAGCGGTTGAAGGAGGGGTAGAAAAAGCTCATATAATCGATGGACGAATTGAACATTCCATTTTGCTTGAGATTTTCACAACCGCTGGTATAGGAACGCAAATTCTAAAATGA
- a CDS encoding ferritin-like domain-containing protein, with translation MNFYKSLEEIILTSNPYEKIDRFKKFYEKYKNGKVEFEKGFTPTVFEKPSFSDYCTIVSPKDVPKRGKFDTKEGRAILLHAIAHIEYSAIDLALDAAYRFLDMPKKFYDDWLEVADDECRHFLMIDELLKELGFKYSDFVVHSALFEAGKKSLKLIERMAVVPRYLEANGLDSNLKIVKKLSSFKDNFTQKIINALDIILYEEIFHVKKGDFWFRWACEKEGIKDYKKAYFDVVEKIYPGTLHSKPFINIEARKSAGFSCDEINMLSRKIIC, from the coding sequence ATGAATTTTTATAAAAGTTTAGAAGAGATTATTTTAACATCAAATCCTTATGAAAAGATTGATAGATTTAAAAAATTTTACGAAAAATATAAAAATGGCAAAGTTGAGTTTGAAAAAGGTTTTACTCCTACTGTTTTTGAAAAACCCTCATTTAGCGATTATTGCACTATTGTAAGTCCAAAAGATGTACCAAAACGAGGTAAGTTTGACACAAAAGAGGGCAGAGCTATTTTGCTTCACGCAATAGCTCATATCGAATACAGCGCTATAGATCTAGCGTTAGATGCGGCTTATAGATTTTTAGATATGCCCAAAAAGTTCTATGATGATTGGCTAGAAGTTGCTGATGATGAGTGTAGACACTTTTTAATGATAGATGAACTATTAAAAGAACTAGGGTTTAAATACTCAGATTTTGTAGTTCACAGCGCTCTTTTCGAAGCTGGAAAAAAGAGCTTAAAACTTATTGAGAGAATGGCAGTAGTTCCTAGATATCTTGAAGCAAACGGACTTGACTCCAATCTGAAAATAGTGAAAAAATTATCTTCTTTTAAAGATAATTTTACCCAAAAAATAATAAATGCACTTGATATTATTTTATATGAAGAGATTTTTCATGTGAAAAAAGGAGATTTTTGGTTTAGATGGGCTTGTGAAAAAGAGGGGATTAAAGATTATAAAAAAGCTTATTTTGACGTAGTTGAAAAGATATATCCCGGAACACTACATAGTAAACCTTTTATAAATATTGAAGCGAGAAAGAGTGCTGGATTTAGTTGTGACGAGATCAATATGTTATCGAGAAAAATTATCTGTTAA